A genomic stretch from Prochlorococcus marinus str. MIT 9312 includes:
- a CDS encoding CocE/NonD family hydrolase: MSGSRWFDKSIVLRDGVRLISRIWLPNSNGPWPALLMRQPYGREIASTITYSHPEWWASKGYMVIIQDVRGMGSSEGVFNGFSQEASDTSETHKWVRSLKECNGKLGLYGFSYQGFTQLTGELNTKPPDCLSPAMTGMNIKDHWCSDGGAYWWHNNIAWGLQIAALKMKRENNLIEWEKIRIALENKSYLREGIDILKRYDPNSFVLKWLINLNNASPFEEFNPISTWIKQPMLIIGGLWDPHLKGAFDLYKKSKEAGGSPEIIIGNATHLNWWEGSQESLLKFFDKHLKSDEKFSSKNSQGEKKIWNISLNKWEELDNKFHPEFIFGLKSDGTANIDIEDGSLTINSKGSGWFTIVNDPWRPTPSDGGHLGPNPGKFNRNIIDKRFDVGVFQTNSFEEDQYLTGVPTLEIPVKSDQPNFDICLALSLVKKGDEKVNQFSTGFLRIKNSKISEECIYKITMQPTNICLIKGSKLRLSISAAAYPAIGVNSGFGEDNIGAPSANHRIITLSFSLNKTFMKMNPFFDK; the protein is encoded by the coding sequence ATGTCTGGTTCAAGATGGTTTGACAAGTCTATAGTACTTAGAGATGGAGTAAGACTTATATCAAGAATTTGGTTACCTAATAGTAATGGACCATGGCCTGCATTATTAATGAGACAACCTTATGGCAGGGAAATAGCTTCAACTATTACCTATTCTCACCCTGAGTGGTGGGCTTCCAAGGGGTATATGGTAATAATTCAAGATGTTAGAGGTATGGGTTCCTCTGAAGGCGTATTTAATGGTTTTTCTCAAGAAGCTAGCGACACTTCTGAAACACATAAATGGGTAAGGTCTCTAAAGGAATGTAATGGAAAACTTGGCTTATATGGTTTTTCTTATCAAGGATTTACTCAACTAACTGGTGAATTAAATACAAAGCCGCCTGATTGTTTATCTCCAGCAATGACTGGGATGAATATTAAGGATCATTGGTGCTCAGATGGAGGAGCATATTGGTGGCATAACAATATTGCATGGGGACTTCAAATCGCTGCACTAAAAATGAAAAGAGAAAATAATTTGATTGAGTGGGAAAAAATAAGAATAGCCTTAGAAAATAAAAGTTATTTAAGGGAAGGAATTGATATTTTAAAAAGATATGATCCTAATAGCTTTGTTTTGAAATGGCTTATTAATTTAAATAATGCTAGCCCCTTTGAAGAATTTAACCCAATTTCAACATGGATTAAACAACCTATGTTAATTATTGGAGGACTTTGGGATCCACATTTAAAAGGTGCCTTTGATCTTTATAAAAAATCTAAAGAAGCTGGGGGTAGTCCAGAGATTATTATTGGGAATGCGACACATCTAAATTGGTGGGAGGGGTCACAAGAATCTTTATTGAAATTTTTTGATAAACACTTAAAATCAGATGAAAAATTTAGTTCTAAGAATTCACAAGGCGAGAAAAAAATATGGAATATTTCATTAAATAAATGGGAAGAATTAGATAATAAATTTCACCCTGAATTTATTTTTGGGCTCAAAAGTGATGGCACAGCAAATATAGATATTGAAGATGGAAGTCTGACCATAAATTCAAAAGGATCAGGATGGTTCACAATTGTTAATGACCCATGGAGACCTACTCCATCTGACGGTGGTCATTTAGGTCCAAATCCAGGAAAGTTTAATAGAAATATTATTGATAAACGCTTTGATGTAGGTGTATTTCAAACCAATTCTTTTGAAGAAGATCAATATTTAACAGGAGTCCCCACATTAGAAATTCCAGTAAAAAGTGATCAGCCCAATTTCGATATCTGCCTTGCTTTATCTCTAGTTAAAAAGGGTGATGAGAAGGTGAATCAATTTTCAACTGGATTCTTAAGGATTAAAAACTCCAAAATAAGTGAAGAATGCATTTATAAAATAACAATGCAGCCAACAAATATTTGTTTAATTAAAGGTAGCAAGCTTCGCTTATCTATATCTGCAGCAGCTTATCCCGCTATTGGAGTTAATTCTGGATTTGGGGAGGATAATATTGGGGCGCCTTCAGCAAATCATAGAATTATTACTCTAAGTTTTAGCCTTAATAAAACATTTATGAAAATGAACCCTTTTTTTGATAAATAA
- a CDS encoding DUF4332 domain-containing protein, with the protein MESKTFLDFLPTNFRHEKSFLIQNNLTDFEKLSNLSDLDINEIQRKSSLCTFNNLRKIKAIAIFKKEIGISPPQGYLLLHCGISSIKSLSLSTPYELERKIGRLERNLRVKTKTNINIILLKKWIKKASQI; encoded by the coding sequence ATGGAAAGCAAAACCTTTTTAGATTTTTTGCCAACTAACTTTAGACATGAGAAATCTTTTTTAATTCAAAATAATCTAACTGACTTTGAAAAATTAAGTAATCTATCGGACCTAGATATAAATGAAATTCAAAGAAAATCTTCACTTTGTACATTTAATAACTTAAGGAAAATTAAAGCTATCGCTATTTTTAAAAAAGAAATTGGAATTTCTCCACCGCAAGGATATCTACTTTTACATTGCGGTATATCTTCTATTAAATCATTATCACTATCCACTCCTTACGAATTAGAACGCAAAATTGGGAGATTAGAAAGAAATCTTAGAGTTAAAACCAAGACAAATATAAATATTATTCTCTTAAAAAAATGGATTAAAAAAGCTAGTCAAATCTAA
- a CDS encoding DUF2518 family protein gives MSFFELLGNTPKIFGFLGIFLLCVTVIAFIFNFGFKFRIIGATIFSLLLSLSSWAFIQSYTQKIVIEDAKYVPIVYDNGFDLIIAKSDDDFPEESIEPTLKQLSENLRKGSRSGANVKIKIRKLEKISDGVSKPVVIGEIQKNVKMN, from the coding sequence ATGTCTTTTTTTGAACTATTAGGGAACACACCCAAAATCTTTGGATTTCTTGGAATATTCCTTTTATGCGTTACTGTAATAGCCTTTATATTTAATTTTGGTTTTAAATTTCGAATAATAGGAGCAACCATTTTCTCATTATTACTTTCTTTAAGCAGTTGGGCATTTATACAAAGTTATACTCAAAAAATAGTAATAGAAGATGCAAAATATGTCCCAATTGTTTATGACAATGGGTTCGATTTGATTATTGCTAAATCAGATGATGATTTTCCAGAAGAGTCAATTGAACCAACTTTAAAACAATTATCGGAAAACTTAAGGAAAGGTAGCAGATCTGGTGCGAATGTAAAAATAAAGATAAGAAAACTTGAAAAAATTTCAGATGGTGTAAGTAAACCAGTGGTTATAGGAGAAATTCAGAAAAATGTCAAAATGAACTAG